The following proteins are co-located in the Bordetella bronchialis genome:
- a CDS encoding NAD(P)/FAD-dependent oxidoreductase: MQSSTASPPFSTDSAQAGWRAEAPQASEPLPRAVDVAIVGGGVIGVGAAYALARAGVRVALFEKATLACEQSSRNWGWVRTLTRDLPEVPLAIRANQLWGDIQTRIDVGFRRTGMLYLQESDADAAGHQAWMERARMYDIDARQLDRREALAHLPQSSRPWTGAMYSPTDGVAEPLVAVQGIAALARQEGAIIQERCAVRGVERAAGRVAAVVTERGRVAAQAVLVAAGAWSRLFCGNLGADFPQLKVRGSVMRTQPFDAGLSAAVNGKDFTCRKRADGGYTVSQFGASMADLVPDSFRLMRHFIRPWLANNTFVRLRFGKRFFQELATPRHFATDRESPFERHRVLDPMPSRQGVAQAWRRLSDAFPIFRQARIAHSWAGYIDVTPDAMPVMDAVPGLPGLYLASGFSGHGFGIGPAAGEAMAQLIQGTTPFADLRPFRFGRYTE, translated from the coding sequence ATGCAGTCCAGCACAGCTTCCCCGCCCTTCTCCACCGATTCCGCCCAGGCCGGCTGGCGCGCCGAAGCGCCCCAGGCCTCCGAACCCCTACCCCGCGCGGTAGACGTCGCCATCGTCGGGGGCGGCGTCATCGGGGTCGGCGCCGCCTATGCCCTGGCGCGGGCGGGCGTGCGCGTCGCCCTGTTCGAAAAAGCCACCCTGGCCTGCGAGCAATCGTCCCGCAACTGGGGCTGGGTGCGCACCCTGACGCGCGATCTGCCCGAAGTGCCCCTGGCGATCCGGGCCAATCAATTGTGGGGCGACATCCAGACACGCATCGACGTCGGCTTCCGGCGCACGGGCATGCTGTACCTGCAGGAATCCGACGCCGACGCGGCCGGCCACCAGGCCTGGATGGAGCGGGCCCGGATGTACGACATCGACGCCCGCCAACTGGACCGCCGCGAGGCGCTCGCCCATCTGCCCCAATCGTCCCGCCCCTGGACGGGCGCCATGTACAGCCCCACCGACGGCGTGGCCGAGCCGCTGGTCGCCGTCCAGGGCATCGCCGCGCTGGCGCGCCAGGAAGGGGCGATCATCCAGGAACGCTGCGCGGTGCGCGGCGTCGAACGCGCCGCCGGCCGTGTCGCGGCGGTGGTCACCGAACGTGGCCGCGTGGCGGCGCAGGCGGTGCTGGTCGCGGCCGGGGCGTGGTCGCGCCTGTTCTGCGGCAACCTGGGCGCGGATTTCCCGCAGCTGAAAGTACGCGGCTCGGTCATGCGCACCCAGCCCTTCGACGCCGGCCTTTCCGCGGCCGTCAACGGCAAGGATTTCACCTGCCGCAAGCGCGCGGACGGCGGCTACACGGTGTCGCAGTTCGGCGCGTCGATGGCCGATCTGGTGCCGGACAGCTTCCGGCTGATGCGGCACTTCATCCGCCCCTGGCTGGCGAACAACACCTTCGTGCGGCTGCGCTTCGGCAAGCGCTTCTTCCAGGAACTGGCGACGCCGCGGCATTTCGCGACGGACCGCGAGTCGCCCTTCGAGCGCCATCGCGTGCTGGACCCCATGCCCTCGCGCCAGGGGGTGGCGCAAGCGTGGCGGCGGCTGTCGGATGCCTTCCCCATCTTCCGGCAAGCCAGGATCGCGCATTCCTGGGCCGGCTATATCGATGTGACGCCGGATGCGATGCCGGTGATGGATGCGGTACCGGGGCTGCCCGGGCTGTATCTGGCGTCGGGCTTTTCCGGCCATGGCTTCGGCATCGGTCCCGCCGCGGGCGAGGCCATGGCGCAGCTGATCCAGGGAACCACGCCTTTCGCCGACCTGCGGCCGTTCCGCTTCGGCCGGTATACGGAGTGA
- a CDS encoding c-type cytochrome: MTWRTMDWRVAGPCRRRTPAGAALIALAVACAAGPAHGQDARGALRERGKALFTGGATPACAICHTLENAGATGAVGPSLDELKPDAARVEAVLRKGMGVMPAYTALSEEDIKALAEYVSAATHIP, from the coding sequence ATGACGTGGCGGACGATGGACTGGCGGGTGGCGGGTCCTTGCCGGCGGCGAACGCCGGCGGGGGCCGCCCTTATCGCGCTGGCCGTCGCCTGCGCGGCCGGCCCCGCACATGGCCAGGATGCCCGGGGCGCGCTGCGCGAGCGGGGCAAGGCGCTATTCACCGGCGGCGCCACGCCGGCATGCGCCATCTGCCACACGCTGGAAAACGCGGGCGCGACCGGCGCGGTGGGCCCGTCCCTGGACGAGCTCAAGCCGGATGCCGCGCGGGTAGAGGCCGTACTGCGCAAGGGGATGGGCGTCATGCCGGCCTATACGGCCCTGAGCGAGGAGGACATCAAGGCGCTGGCGGAGTATGTCTCCGCGGCCACGCATATCCCGTGA
- a CDS encoding dipeptidase, with the protein MDITDLHRRSTIIDGLVFFSDGSARDMLAGGVSAINLTVTDMGSDFEQALKDAMTWRQRCAAPDSPWLLVERAEDIARAKHAGKLGLIMGWQNGRPLGDLPDRVALFHTLGVRVIQLTYNEANLLGDGCLEKRNAGLSDLGVKMVKEMNRVGIAIDLSHCAAQTCLDAARHSGKPVLLTHANANAVIPRPRNKSDEVIKAVAETGGVIGCSIHAYLNWRGNPKQQPALEDFVANVRHIGQLVGYEHVGIGTDFPSVDTYEAVRHVMVMSRTKYAASGGDFSNAFGDVMEARYPVETPTPAQFPAFTHALHRAGLGDTQIMGVLGGNFQRAFAQSWASA; encoded by the coding sequence ATGGACATCACCGACCTGCACCGACGATCCACCATCATCGATGGACTGGTCTTTTTCAGCGACGGCAGCGCGCGCGACATGCTGGCTGGCGGCGTCAGCGCCATCAACCTTACCGTGACGGACATGGGCTCGGATTTCGAGCAGGCCCTGAAGGACGCGATGACGTGGCGCCAACGCTGCGCGGCGCCGGATTCCCCCTGGCTGCTGGTGGAGCGCGCCGAGGACATCGCACGGGCCAAGCACGCTGGCAAGCTGGGCCTGATCATGGGATGGCAGAACGGCCGCCCGCTGGGCGACCTGCCGGATCGCGTGGCTTTGTTCCATACGCTGGGCGTCCGCGTGATCCAGCTGACCTACAACGAAGCCAACCTGCTGGGCGACGGCTGCCTGGAAAAGCGCAATGCCGGGCTGAGCGACCTGGGCGTGAAGATGGTCAAGGAGATGAACCGCGTCGGCATCGCCATCGACCTCAGCCACTGCGCGGCGCAGACCTGCCTGGACGCGGCCCGGCATTCCGGCAAGCCGGTCCTGCTGACGCACGCCAATGCCAATGCCGTCATCCCGCGCCCGCGCAACAAGTCCGATGAGGTCATCAAGGCCGTCGCGGAAACCGGCGGCGTCATCGGTTGCAGCATCCATGCCTACCTGAACTGGCGCGGCAATCCGAAACAGCAGCCTGCCCTGGAGGACTTCGTCGCCAACGTGCGGCACATCGGCCAGCTGGTGGGCTATGAGCACGTCGGCATCGGCACGGATTTTCCGTCGGTCGATACCTACGAAGCGGTGCGCCACGTCATGGTGATGTCGCGCACGAAATACGCGGCCTCCGGCGGCGACTTCTCCAATGCCTTCGGCGATGTGATGGAAGCCCGCTATCCGGTCGAGACGCCGACGCCGGCACAGTTTCCCGCCTTCACCCATGCATTGCACCGGGCGGGCCTGGGCGACACGCAGATCATGGGCGTGCTGGGCGGCAACTTCCAACGCGCATTCGCACAGAGCTGGGCAAGCGCCTGA
- a CDS encoding tripartite tricarboxylate transporter substrate binding protein, whose amino-acid sequence MTMLSTTSGRETRSMEPGATAAAPGPRLAGRIASATLAALSALSIVAAAPAARAADDYPAYPIHIVVPYQAGGSTDIVIRKFAELAAPRLGQSIVIENRGGAGATLGARAIKTARPDGYMLAILPSPVYRMPHIQDMGYDPVRDFTYIMMLSGYTLGVAVPTDSRFKTWADFIGYARSHPNEVTYGTASVGSASNVMMEDIATRNGVTWRHIPYKGESDVLTAVIGGQVTAYAGSTTVQPLVQAGKMRMLVTWGEHRSAQYPDVPTLKELDGTPPANAPFGIAGPKGMPPQVVAKLQTVFKQVAESPQFRQVLTQYGQELVYMDGKDYAAYAAQQYQLEADIVRKLGLAQNK is encoded by the coding sequence ATGACAATGCTATCGACCACGTCCGGGCGGGAAACCCGGTCCATGGAACCCGGCGCGACGGCGGCCGCGCCAGGGCCGCGCCTGGCCGGCCGCATCGCGTCGGCCACGCTGGCCGCGCTGTCGGCGCTATCCATCGTGGCCGCGGCGCCGGCGGCGCGCGCGGCCGACGACTATCCGGCCTATCCCATCCACATCGTCGTCCCATATCAAGCCGGCGGCTCCACGGACATCGTCATCCGCAAATTCGCCGAACTGGCCGCGCCCAGGCTGGGCCAGTCCATCGTCATCGAGAACCGCGGGGGCGCCGGCGCGACGCTGGGCGCGCGCGCCATCAAGACCGCCAGGCCCGACGGCTATATGCTGGCCATCCTGCCGAGTCCGGTGTACCGCATGCCGCATATCCAGGACATGGGCTACGACCCGGTGCGCGACTTCACCTACATCATGATGCTCAGCGGCTATACGCTGGGCGTGGCCGTGCCCACGGACTCCCGCTTCAAGACCTGGGCGGACTTCATCGGCTACGCCAGGTCGCATCCCAACGAGGTGACCTACGGCACCGCCAGCGTGGGCAGCGCCTCGAATGTGATGATGGAGGACATCGCCACGCGCAATGGCGTGACGTGGCGGCATATCCCCTACAAGGGCGAATCCGATGTACTGACCGCGGTCATCGGCGGCCAGGTCACCGCCTACGCCGGCTCCACCACGGTCCAGCCGCTCGTTCAGGCGGGCAAAATGCGCATGCTGGTAACCTGGGGCGAACACCGCAGCGCGCAGTATCCGGACGTCCCCACCTTGAAGGAGCTGGACGGCACGCCGCCGGCCAATGCGCCCTTCGGCATCGCCGGGCCCAAGGGAATGCCGCCGCAGGTAGTGGCGAAACTGCAAACCGTATTCAAGCAGGTGGCGGAGTCCCCCCAGTTCAGGCAGGTGCTGACGCAGTACGGGCAGGAACTGGTCTATATGGACGGCAAGGACTACGCCGCCTATGCCGCGCAGCAGTACCAGCTGGAAGCGGACATCGTCCGCAAGCTCGGACTGGCACAGAACAAATAG
- a CDS encoding IclR family transcriptional regulator, translating to MAESSPLLIQSLEKGLAVLESFRAHASMSLQEIARENGISMGSAQRVAYTLEQTGYLSKDPRSKRYSTTVKTVGLGYSYLYRPPLFQHAHAVMHQLNQECGEIVNLSVPDDQDNMVFVMRVAPARHIPVYLPAGTRIPCVASASGRALWAHLPPAELDKKLRAIARIKHTPRTTTDVAALRELIDEARRDHYAYADEEFYPGDLNVAATILDDHGDPVAAVNISVPKPQWSLERAKAELGPLVIRAARAIGKHA from the coding sequence ATGGCCGAATCGTCCCCCCTGTTGATCCAGTCCTTGGAGAAAGGGTTGGCCGTTCTCGAATCGTTCCGCGCCCACGCCTCGATGAGCCTGCAGGAAATCGCGCGGGAGAATGGCATCAGCATGGGCTCGGCCCAGCGGGTTGCCTACACCCTGGAACAGACCGGCTACCTGTCCAAGGATCCGCGCAGCAAGCGCTACAGCACCACGGTAAAGACCGTCGGCCTGGGATACAGCTATCTCTATCGTCCGCCGCTGTTCCAGCACGCGCATGCCGTGATGCACCAGCTGAACCAGGAGTGCGGCGAGATCGTCAATCTGTCCGTACCCGACGATCAGGACAATATGGTCTTCGTCATGCGGGTCGCGCCGGCCCGGCATATTCCCGTCTACCTGCCCGCGGGTACGCGCATCCCCTGCGTCGCGTCCGCATCGGGCCGTGCGTTGTGGGCGCACCTGCCGCCGGCGGAGCTGGACAAGAAGTTGCGCGCCATCGCGCGCATCAAGCACACGCCACGCACCACGACGGACGTGGCTGCCTTGCGTGAACTGATCGACGAGGCACGGCGGGATCACTACGCCTACGCGGACGAAGAGTTCTATCCCGGCGACCTGAACGTCGCGGCGACGATCCTGGACGACCACGGCGATCCCGTGGCGGCGGTGAATATCTCGGTGCCGAAACCGCAATGGTCGCTGGAGCGCGCCAAGGCGGAACTGGGGCCCTTGGTGATACGGGCGGCGCGGGCGATCGGCAAGCATGCATGA